The genomic window CCCCGGAGCGCGAGCGGCCGCTGCGCGCGGACCAGACGGCCCTGGAGTCCTACCGGCTGGCGTCCGCCAGGATGATCGCGGCCGTGCGCGGGGCGGCCTCCACGCCGCTGTCCTGGTTGGCCCTGCCGGGCCTGCTGCTCATCCGCCGTGGCCCCGCGCGGGCACGCCTCTGGCTCTTCTTCGGCATCCTCCTTGGCGCCTCGGCCGCGGGGCTCGTCCGGCTGCACGCGACCGGCGGCTACTGCACCGTGCGCCACGCCCTGATACCGGGGACGATCCTCATCCTGGCGGCCGCGCACGGGGTCGCCCGGATCCTGGACGCGGTCGCCATCCCGGGCTCCTGGCTCGGCCAGGCGAAGTCCCGGATGAGGCCGGGCACGGCGGTCTGGGCCGCGGCCGTCCTCGCGCTGATCCTCCCCACCCGGGGGGGCGAGCCCGCCTCCCCGACGATCCCCGGGCCATTCCACGCCTATCGGGACGCCGGCGACTGGCTCGCCCGCCACGCGGGGCCCGGCGACGCGGTCCTGGACATGACGGACTGGTCGAGCTTCTTCAGCGGCCGGCCGGGATATCGCTTCGCCCAGGTCCGCGAGGCGCCGGGCGACCCGTCGCTCCGCTGGGTCGTCGTCCGCCGCCCGCACGTCGAGGGACGATGGGGCTACTCGGAGGTCGTCCGCGGCATGATCGCCGGCCTGCAGCCGGCGGCCCTGGTCCCCGAGCACCCGGCGCCGGGGCAAGTCCAGGTCGAGGTCTACGATCGCCGCCCGTCGACCGGCCGGGTGGCGGTCTCCGGCGGTGCGGCCTCCTCGCCGGGCAAGACGCTCCGCTGAGTGCCCGCCTCAAAGAGTCGGCCGTAGACGAGCTCCGCCAGGATCTGGTACCCGTCCGGGAAGAAGTGGCACTCGTCGCTGAAGAGCGAGGCGGGCCGGCGGGCGAACTCGGCCTGGACGTCGATGAAGGGGAGGCCCTCCCGACTCGCCCAGGAGACCAGGGCGCCGTTGTAATCCGGCACGTGGCTCCGCCAGTTGTTCACCCGCCGGAGCTCGTCGGGTGCGGCGAGGTGGGGCCTCGTCAGGAAGACGATCGGGATGCCCCGAGTCCGGGCCTCTGCGCGGAAGCGGTCCAGGTTGGCGATGTATTCATCGACCGACACCCGGGGATGGAACGGCCCCTCGAGCTCTCGCCTGGGCTCGGCGACGAGCTTCTTGAGGTAGTACGTCAGCACGAGGCTGGTCCGGTAGCGGACCATCGTGCGCTGGAGCGCGACCACCGGCCAGCTGGGCGGGCGGAACTCCCGGTCCGACGGCCCGGCCGCCTGGGCCGCGTCGTTCCAGCCGTAGCTGGCCACGATGAGGTCCGGCTTGTAGCGATCGACGTCCTGGAGGAATCGGAGCAGCCCCTGGTGCGAGGAATAGCCGGAGACGCCGGCGTTGACGACCTCGTAGGCCTGGCCGGGCCTCGCCGGCCTCTCGGCGAGCAGTCGGTGGAGGCGGGCCGGCCAGTCCCCGCGCGGGGGGCCGTCGGTGAGCGAATCTCCGTAGCACATGATGCGGAACGTGCCGGCGGGCTTGGGGACCTGGAGGATCGGCCCCTTGAAGTGCTGGGCGTTGTAGGGCTTCCCCGCGATCGGCCGCCAGAGCAGGACGGGATCGGGCTCGCGATGGACGTCGGCCGTGATGGTCGCGACCCGCCAGTCGTCCTGGCCGGATTTCCAGACGGTCTCGATGGGCATGTGGTAGCGGAGCAGCTTCGCATGCGTCAGGCCTCGGCAGGCGAACTCCACCCCGGCCGGCAGGATGAGCAGGACGGTCGAGGCGGCGACCGCGGCGAAGACGGCCTTCCGCCGCGCGGCAAAGAGGAGGCGGGCCTGGGCCGCGGGGCCCGCGGCCTTCCACCCGAGGTCGAGCAGCAGCAGCCCGATCGCCGCGACCGCGGCCGCGACGGGGCTCCCGTCGGGGCATCCGAGCAGGTAGAGGCTCCCGCAGAGCGCGTGGATCCAGCCGAGCACGACGATCCGATCGGCCGAGGCCTTCCGCAGCCGGAGCGCGATGGGGCCGCCCGCGATCGACGCCAGCAGCACCCACTCCCAGGGCGAACGCATCATCCTTGACCTCCTGACGATCCGCGGGTGCCGCGGCCCGCGTCCGCGGCCTCCGCCTGCCAG from Aquisphaera giovannonii includes these protein-coding regions:
- a CDS encoding glycosyltransferase family 39 protein gives rise to the protein MDDVASSSRSQVDRPALIPSQHVIRVVLLMITTAALLGWGLRHTEATYGDGLRAIEQARQVARGDWRGGLIGSIDHPLHPLLIVAAHPLVGGEDAASWQRAAVAMGFACVVLLVIPVYLVAREAFGDRSAWLGALLVSANPLMVTVVANALTESSFLLAWTWGLWAAVRFLREGRFVWLPSTIGLGVLAYLARPEGLLLPATVAATLLLLPLHRATRINWPRWAAAAAFLVVGSAVAVGPYVALEGGIATRPAVARILGLAPGASADAPERERPLRADQTALESYRLASARMIAAVRGAASTPLSWLALPGLLLIRRGPARARLWLFFGILLGASAAGLVRLHATGGYCTVRHALIPGTILILAAAHGVARILDAVAIPGSWLGQAKSRMRPGTAVWAAAVLALILPTRGGEPASPTIPGPFHAYRDAGDWLARHAGPGDAVLDMTDWSSFFSGRPGYRFAQVREAPGDPSLRWVVVRRPHVEGRWGYSEVVRGMIAGLQPAALVPEHPAPGQVQVEVYDRRPSTGRVAVSGGAASSPGKTLR
- a CDS encoding SGNH/GDSL hydrolase family protein, with product MMRSPWEWVLLASIAGGPIALRLRKASADRIVVLGWIHALCGSLYLLGCPDGSPVAAAVAAIGLLLLDLGWKAAGPAAQARLLFAARRKAVFAAVAASTVLLILPAGVEFACRGLTHAKLLRYHMPIETVWKSGQDDWRVATITADVHREPDPVLLWRPIAGKPYNAQHFKGPILQVPKPAGTFRIMCYGDSLTDGPPRGDWPARLHRLLAERPARPGQAYEVVNAGVSGYSSHQGLLRFLQDVDRYKPDLIVASYGWNDAAQAAGPSDREFRPPSWPVVALQRTMVRYRTSLVLTYYLKKLVAEPRRELEGPFHPRVSVDEYIANLDRFRAEARTRGIPIVFLTRPHLAAPDELRRVNNWRSHVPDYNGALVSWASREGLPFIDVQAEFARRPASLFSDECHFFPDGYQILAELVYGRLFEAGTQRSVLPGEEAAPPETATRPVDGRRS